In Neofelis nebulosa isolate mNeoNeb1 chromosome 7, mNeoNeb1.pri, whole genome shotgun sequence, the following proteins share a genomic window:
- the LOC131517944 gene encoding olfactory receptor 11H6-like, protein MKIPAENNHSDPVSEFILLGFPCTWEVQILLFSIFFVIYVLTLMGNLCIICAVWWNDHLHTPMYILLANFSFLEIWYVTSTVPNMLANFLSETNSISFYGCFIQFYFFFSMGTTETFFLSAMAFDRYLAICRPLHYPAVMTVQRCIRIGAGCWVCGFSCFLLPVYLISQLPFCGPNTIDHFLCDPGPLMNLSCVAAPATEIICAIFNSVLIFSTFLFITSSYTLVIRAVLRVPSAEGRHKAFSTCGSHLAVVSLFYGSIMVMYVSPTAGNPAGIQKIVTLFYSVMTPLFNPLIYSLRNKEMKQALRKLFRIMRLGQRQPLKN, encoded by the coding sequence ATGAAAATCCCAGCTGAAAACAACCACTCTGACCCTGTCAGTGAATTCATTCTTCTTGGCTTCCCTTGCACCTGGGAGGTCCAGATCCTCCTCTTCTCAATCTTCTTTGTGATCTATGTCCTGACATTAATGGGAAATCTGTGTATCATCTGTGCAGTGTGGTGGAATGACCATCTCCACACTCCCATGTACATCCTACTGGCCAATTTTTCCTTCCTGGAGATCTGGTATGTCACTTCTACTGTCCCTAATATGCTGGCCAACTTTCTCTCCGAGACCAATTCCATCTCCTTCTATGGCTGCTTCATCCAGTTCTACTTCTTCTTCTCCATGGGCACCACTGAGACCTTCTTCTTGTCTGCCATGGCCTTTGACAGGTACCTTGCTATCTGCAGGCCCCTGCATTACCCCGCTGTCATGACAGTTCAGCGCTGCATCAGAATAGGAGCTGGGTGCTGGGTGTGTGGcttctcttgttttctcctcCCAGTTTACCTCATCTCCCAGCTTCCTTTTTGTGGTCCCAATACAATTGATCATTTTTTATGTGATCCAGGACCCCTTATGAATCTGTCTTGTGTGGCAGCTCCTGCCACTGAGATCATCTGTGCCATCTTTAACTCAGTCCTCATTTTCTCCACCTTCCTCTTCATTACCAGCTCCTACACCTTGGTGATCAGAGCTGTGCTGAGGGTCCCCTCAGCAGAAGGTCGGCATAAGGCCTTCTCCACGTGTGGCTCCCATCTGGCTGTGGTGTCCCTGTTCTATGGCTCCATCATGGTGATGTATGTGAGTCCAACAGCAGGCAATCCAGCAGGGATTCAGAAAattgtgactttattttattctgtgatGACTCCACTTTTCAATCCCTTGATCTATAGCCTCCGGAATAAGGAGATGAAGCAGGCCCTGAGAAAACTATTTAGGATTATGAGACTTGGTCAAAGACAGCCTCTCAAGAACTAG